In Nocardioides sp. W7, the genomic stretch GGTCGGGGAGCCCGGGGACGGTGCGGTCGCCGACGTGCTGCGCCATGCCGCGGTCGCCCTCGCCTCCCTGCAGGTCGGCATCGCCCAGGGCGCGGTCGCCATCGCGGCCGACTACCTACGCGGGCGTCACCAGTTCGGCCGCCCCCTCGGCAGCTTCCAGGCCGTCCAGCATCAGCTGGCCGACTGCTGGATCGACGTCGAGGCGATGCGATGGACCCGCTGGCAGGCCGTGCTGGGGATCGCGACGCCGGACGCGGAACGGCTCGCGCTCGTGGCGCGCTGGTGGTCCGGGCAGGCCGGGCTCGACGTCGTGCACCGGGTGCAGCACCTGCACGGCGGCATCGGCGTCGACGTGGACTACCCGATCCATCGCTACTTCCTGCGCGCCCGCCAGGTCGCGACGACGCTGGGCGGTCCGGCGTCCGCGCTCGACGCGCTCGGCGAGCTGCTGGCCACGAGCGGAGGCCCGCGATGAGCCTCAGGCCGACGAGGTCCGCCACCGACGTCCAGCCGGGTGAGGCACTACCTCCCCTGACCGTCGACCTCACCCGGACCCTGATCGTCAGTACGGCGCTGGCGACCCGTGACTACCAGGACGTGCACCACGACCCCGAGCTGGCCGTGGCACGGGGATCGAAGGACATCTTCATGAACATCCTGACCAGCAACGGCTACGCCGAGCGCTTCGTCGCGGAGTGGGCCGGACCCGCGGCGGTGGTACGCCGTCTGGCGTTGCGGCTCGGTGCCCCCAACTACCCGGGAGACACGATGACCCTGACCGGCGAGGTGACGGCCGTGCACGAGTGCACCGTCGAGGTCCGGGTCGCGGCGACGAATTCGTCGGGCACCCACCTCAGCGGCACGGTCGTGGTGGAGCTCCCGGCCTCGGCGAGATCGGGGGCGGCCTCGTGAACGCGGGGCTCGCGGGCCGGGCGGCGATCGCCGGCATCGGCGCCACCGAGTTCTCCAAGGCCTCCGGGCGCAGTGAGCTGACCCTCGCCTGCGAGGCGGTGCTCGCCGCCATCCACGACGCCGGCCTGCAGCCCAGTGACGTCGACGGCATGGTCACCTTCTCGATGGAGACCAGCGCGGAGATCCACCTGACCCGCAACACCGGCATCGGTGACCTGACCTTCTTCTCCCGGGTTCCGCACGGCGGTGGGGCCGCCTGCGGGACCGTCGCGCACGCGGTCGCCGCGATCGTCAGCGGTCTGGCCGAGGTGGTCGTCTGCTGGCGTGCCTTCAACGAGCGCTCCGGAGTCCGCTTCGGACTGGGCCAGGCCGACCGGGCGATGTCGATCGACGCCGACCGCGCCGCCTTCTCGTGGCTCACCCCGGTCGGTCTGTCCACGCCGGCGCAGTGGGTGGCGATCTTCGCCCGTCGCTACCTGCACGAGTACGGCGCCAGCACCGAGGACTTCGGCAGGATCGCCGTCCTCGACCGCCTGCACGCGGCCACGAATCCGGCCGCCTGGTTCTACGAACGTCCCATCACCCTCGCCGATCATCAGGCCTCACGCTGGATCGCGGAGCCGTTGCGGCTGCTCGACTGCTGTCAGGAGACCGACGGCGGTCAGGCCCTGGTCGTGGTGTCGGCGGAGCGCGCGCGAGACCTGCGCCATCCGGGTGCACTGGTGGTCGGTGCGGCTCAGGGCTCCGGTGCGGACCAGCACATGATGACGTCGTACTACCGGCCGAGCATCTCCGGCATTCCCGAGATGGGACTGGTCGCCGACCAGCTGTGGCGCCAGAGCGGGCTCCGGCCCGAGGACATGCAGGCGGCCATCCTCTACGACCACTTCACGCCCCTGGTCCTGCCCCAGTTGGAGGAGCTCGGATTCTGCGGCAGGGGAGAGGCGAAGGACTTCATCGCCGACGGCCATCTCGGCCTCGACGGATCGCTACCGCTCAACACGCACGGCGGTCAGCTGGGCGAGGCCTACCTGCACGGGATGAACGGCATCGCCGAGGCCGTCCGGCTGGTCCGCGGCACCTCGCCGAACCAGCCGGGAGAGGTCGAGCGGGTGGTCGTCACCGCGGGCACGGGGGTGCCCACGAGCGGCCTCATCCTGGCCGCCCCGTGACCTGATCGATGCCACCGGATTCCCCCTGGCAACGCGTCTCCCGCTCAACGGGAAGAAGTGTTCCTGAGCGCGACAGGCGAGACCTAGCGTCCCGATCGACCGGCTCGTCAACGACCAGCACCACTCATCGAGACCTGAAAGAGCGTCGTACATGTCCCTGACCTACGAGTCGACAGCCCAGCCGAAGACCACCACGGACGGGCTGCACTACCACGTGGCCGGCGAGGGACCCGCCCTCATCATGCTGCACGGCTCCGGCCCCGGCGTGAGCGGCTGGTCGAACTTCTCCGAGAACCTGCCGGTCTTCGCGCAGCACTTCCGCACCTACGTCTTCGACCTGCCGAACTTCGGTGCCAGCACGGACCTGGAGCTGACCCGGCCCTACCCGGAGCACGCCGCCGAGGCGCTGATCCGGGCCATGGACGACCTGGGCATCGACCAGGCGCACCTGGTCGGCAACTCGATGGGCGGCTGGGTCTCGCTGACCGCCGCACTGGCGGCTCCGGAACGGTTCGGCAGCCTGGCGCTGATGGGTCCCGGTGGGCTCTTCGCCGAGGTCTTCAGCCCGCCCAAGTCCGAGGGGGCGAGGCGCCTGTTCGACTACGTCAGCGCGCCGTCGCGGGAGGCGATGATCCGCTGGGTCGACTGCATGGTGCACGACCCGGCCCTGATCACCGACGAGCTGATCGAGGAGCGGATCGCGATGGCGCAGGCGCCGGGCGCGATCGAGCGGATGCGGGCCGTGCTCGGCTCCCTTGGAAACGCGACCGACGAGCTCCCGCTGCTGCTCCGGCTCCCCGAGCTGGTCAACCCGACGCTGGTGATCTGGGGACGTGACGACCGGATGCTGCCGCTCGAGGGCGCCTTCTTCGGCACGCGTCGGATCCCGAAGGCAGACCTTCTCGTGCTCTCCGACTGCGGCCACTGGGCCCAGGTGGAGCGCAAGGCCGACTTCGAGTCCGCCGTTCTCGACTTCCTCAGCCGCTGAACCCCCGACTAGGAGAACCACGTGTTCCAGCATGAAGTGCTCGACCGGATCGCCGACGCAGCCGCCTCGATCCAGGACGAGGAGATCAACTCGATCAGCGAGCGCCGGCTGACCCCTGCGGCCACCAAGACGCTGCGCGACACCGGCGTCATGCGCCTCGTCCAGCCGGCCCGGTACGGCGGCTTCGAAGCGGATGCCCGCGTGTTCAGTCAGGCGCTGTTCGAGCTCGGCCGGCTGTCGAGCTCGGCCGGCTGGGTCACCGGCGTGGTCGGCATCCACTCCTGGCACCTGGGCCTGTACGACGACCGCGCGCAGCGCGAGGTGTGGGGCGACGACCCGGACACCTGGATCAGCTCGTCCTACGGCCCGGCCGGGCGCGCCGTCGCCGTACCCGGCGGGTACCGGCTCAGTGGTCGGTGGGGGTTCTCCTCCGGCAGCGACCAGTGCACCTGGGTGTTCGTGGGCGGCATGGCCGACGAGGGCGACGGTGGAGCCCCGAAGTACCGTCACTTCCTCCTGCCGCTCAGTGACTACCAGGTGGTCGACGTCTGGAACACCTCCGGCCTCGCCGGGACCGGCAGCAACGACATCCTCATCGAGGACGCCTTCGTCCCCGACTACCGCACGATGGACGTCGAGGACCTCTACCGGCTCGACTGCCCGGGCCGCGAGGTCAACACGGGCCCGCTCTTCTCCATCCCGTGGTACAGCATCTTCCTCAACGCGGTCGTCGTCCCGATCGTGGGCATGGCGCGGCGGGCCGTCGACGAGGCCGTCGCCCCGCTTCGTGAGAGGCGCTCCGCGGACTCCGCTTGGAGTCCGCTGCCGCTGACGCACGCGCGACTGGCCCAGTCCGACTCCGAGGCGGACCTGGCGATGCTGGTCCTGCAGCACAACCTGGGCGACATCATCGCCAGCGTGGCGGCCGGGCAGCCGGTGACGATGGAGCAGCGGCACCGCTCCAAGCGGGACCACGTCATGGCGGTCAGTCTCGCGGTCGCGGCCGCCGACGGTGCGTACCTGTCCGGAGGGCCGCGGTCGATCCAGGCCACCAGCGTGCTCCAGCAGGTGTGGCGTGACGTGCACGCCGGTCAGCACCACGCGATGAACGTTCCCGACCTGATCATGCCCGCCGTCGGTGACTTCCTCACCGGTGGTGTCGTCAGCTACCCCGTCTGAGTCGCCCGACCACGCCTGCCCCGACCACGCCTGCCCGACCGGGCCGGTCCGGTCGTCCTCGATTGGAGCACCATGCCCATCCTCTCCCTCGGCTACCTGCGCCTCGACATCGCCGATGCGTCCCGCTGGCAGCCGTTCATGCGCGACTTCCTCGGCCTCATGGAGGTCGACGGCGCCACGCCCGGTTCGCTGAGCTATCGGATCGACGAGTATCCGGCGAGGTTCGTCCTGTCGCCCTCCGAGGCGCCCGGTCTGGGTGCCATCGGATGGGAGGTCACGGACCGCAGGGACCTCGCTGACTTCGCCGACCGGATCGAGCGGTCCGGCCGAGCGGTCACGGTCGGCACTCCCGGTGAGTGTGCCGAGCGGGCCGTCACCGGGCTCATCCGCTTCGAGGACCCCAGCGGCAACCCCAACGAGCTGTTCTGGGGGCCGGTCTACGACCACCAGCCGGTCCGTACGCCGCTGGTCTCGCGGTTCGTCACCGGCGACCAGGGTCTGGGCCACGTGATCCTCAGCGTGCTGGACAGCGAGGAGGCTTTCGAGTTCTACAACGGCGTCCTCGGCTTCGAGGAGCGCAACGTCCTCGACATCCCGCAGCTCGAGGGCCGCTACTACTTCCTCGGCTGCAACCCGCGCCAGCACTCGCTCGGACTCGCGCCGGGAAATGCGCCCGGGCTGGCCCACTTCATGGTCGAGGCGGCCAGCCTCGACGACGTCGGGCTGGGCCTGGACCGGGCCCACCACATGGACGTTCCGATGATGCAGTCCCTGGGCAGGCACACGAACGACCGGATGGTGTCGTTCTACGTCTACTCGCCCGAAGGTCACCACGTCGAGCTCGGCTTCGACGGCGAGCGCGTCGAGACCCGGCAGCCCGTCTACGCCATCACCGAGGGCGCGTTCTGGGGCCACCGCTTCACCCCGCCGCCGT encodes the following:
- a CDS encoding MaoC family dehydratase; its protein translation is MSLRPTRSATDVQPGEALPPLTVDLTRTLIVSTALATRDYQDVHHDPELAVARGSKDIFMNILTSNGYAERFVAEWAGPAAVVRRLALRLGAPNYPGDTMTLTGEVTAVHECTVEVRVAATNSSGTHLSGTVVVELPASARSGAAS
- a CDS encoding lipid-transfer protein, which produces MNAGLAGRAAIAGIGATEFSKASGRSELTLACEAVLAAIHDAGLQPSDVDGMVTFSMETSAEIHLTRNTGIGDLTFFSRVPHGGGAACGTVAHAVAAIVSGLAEVVVCWRAFNERSGVRFGLGQADRAMSIDADRAAFSWLTPVGLSTPAQWVAIFARRYLHEYGASTEDFGRIAVLDRLHAATNPAAWFYERPITLADHQASRWIAEPLRLLDCCQETDGGQALVVVSAERARDLRHPGALVVGAAQGSGADQHMMTSYYRPSISGIPEMGLVADQLWRQSGLRPEDMQAAILYDHFTPLVLPQLEELGFCGRGEAKDFIADGHLGLDGSLPLNTHGGQLGEAYLHGMNGIAEAVRLVRGTSPNQPGEVERVVVTAGTGVPTSGLILAAP
- a CDS encoding alpha/beta fold hydrolase — its product is MSLTYESTAQPKTTTDGLHYHVAGEGPALIMLHGSGPGVSGWSNFSENLPVFAQHFRTYVFDLPNFGASTDLELTRPYPEHAAEALIRAMDDLGIDQAHLVGNSMGGWVSLTAALAAPERFGSLALMGPGGLFAEVFSPPKSEGARRLFDYVSAPSREAMIRWVDCMVHDPALITDELIEERIAMAQAPGAIERMRAVLGSLGNATDELPLLLRLPELVNPTLVIWGRDDRMLPLEGAFFGTRRIPKADLLVLSDCGHWAQVERKADFESAVLDFLSR
- a CDS encoding flavin-dependent monooxygenase translates to MFQHEVLDRIADAAASIQDEEINSISERRLTPAATKTLRDTGVMRLVQPARYGGFEADARVFSQALFELGRLSSSAGWVTGVVGIHSWHLGLYDDRAQREVWGDDPDTWISSSYGPAGRAVAVPGGYRLSGRWGFSSGSDQCTWVFVGGMADEGDGGAPKYRHFLLPLSDYQVVDVWNTSGLAGTGSNDILIEDAFVPDYRTMDVEDLYRLDCPGREVNTGPLFSIPWYSIFLNAVVVPIVGMARRAVDEAVAPLRERRSADSAWSPLPLTHARLAQSDSEADLAMLVLQHNLGDIIASVAAGQPVTMEQRHRSKRDHVMAVSLAVAAADGAYLSGGPRSIQATSVLQQVWRDVHAGQHHAMNVPDLIMPAVGDFLTGGVVSYPV
- a CDS encoding VOC family protein, which codes for MPILSLGYLRLDIADASRWQPFMRDFLGLMEVDGATPGSLSYRIDEYPARFVLSPSEAPGLGAIGWEVTDRRDLADFADRIERSGRAVTVGTPGECAERAVTGLIRFEDPSGNPNELFWGPVYDHQPVRTPLVSRFVTGDQGLGHVILSVLDSEEAFEFYNGVLGFEERNVLDIPQLEGRYYFLGCNPRQHSLGLAPGNAPGLAHFMVEAASLDDVGLGLDRAHHMDVPMMQSLGRHTNDRMVSFYVYSPEGHHVELGFDGERVETRQPVYAITEGAFWGHRFTPPPSA